The genomic stretch TAGAACATTGCTTTGTTGTTAATAGATATTCATCACACAATAGAAAAGGATATTAGGACAATACTCTCAGACAAGAAGAGCAAAGAAAACGTTAAAACAGACTAAAGAACATGTAAGTTCCCCAATCACCCTACAAGTCTAGTAATCTAAACTATGTTCTATCAATCACATTAAGACCAAACTTGGTGCACCAAATTTCGAAACCGCCTGCCTTTCTAGTAGAAGGCAAAACTTCCAAGACTTATTAATCTAATTTAGTAAGTTACAATTGAACTGCACTTCATTGATTTGAAGATGCACTTTATTGATCTCAATCTTCAAGTTAAGCTCATTGGACAAGATTATCAAATTAACATTCTCTTTCCTCCTCCTCAAGCCATTTCTAGTCGAAATAAACAACAATGAAGTGAAattccaccaccaccaccaaatCAAAAATTCGAATAACTGAAGGCCAACATAATTTGAGAGAGGAAGAGAACATCTTTAACAGTGGCAAATCAAAATGCCAAAATTGGGGCAAAACACTGACCTAATTCCGGAACCGGTGGCAAAGACGATGACAGTGCCGAATTTCTCCGGCGGGTCGATCCGGCTGATGTCAAACCCATTTCCCATGACCGAGCTCAGCTCCACCACATCCCCTCTCTTCAACGCGCACAGCGCCTCCGCAGTGGACCCCTTCACGCTCTTCACCAAGAACTCGAACGCGCCACGCGCAGATGCCAGCTTCGGCGGCGATGCGATGGCAAGGAACACGGGCTTGGGCGCGTCGGGAACACGTAGCTGAAGGTACTGGCCGGCGCGTGTGTGTGACTCCACGAGATCGGGCGTGGCGGAGATGTCGACGGCGATGTGGAAGAGGGACTCAGCGGCGGGTTCCACCTCAGAGAGCGGAGCCGGGGTCCAGAGGGTGGTGTCCTGGCGGACAGCGGCGCATGTGGTGGCGGTGCGGCGATGGCGATTGTGGTGGAGGTGAGGGCGTAGGGTTAGGGTGAGGCGGCGTAAGATGGACATAGGAAAGGGAGAGGGTTGGCTAAAGTGCGCATGGGGGTGTAGGTTAAGGTTTAGGGAATGTGGGGAGTGTAAGAGAGAGAATGACATcatgtgtttgtgtttttgttatAAGTGGGAAAGTGGTGTTCGGTGTCTCGAATCAGGCGGCGCCGGAGGTGCATATGTTTAGTTGCGCCTACTTCCTCTTTTTGCTCTTCATGCTCTTCTTTCAATCCTTCAGGCTAAGATCACTGCCACGTGTCAAGCTTTCcaattttatatcaaaaattatttttgaaatagtttattcaagtttttaaaaatcgtagtatatatatttgataaataaaattaaaaataatttttagtaagcgtgaataataattgtatttagtgaaataatttttaaaatttgaatagactataataaatataaatataataataaatttaaatatttattaatatatgatgttatattaattttttattataataaaaaactaattttaagaatctcatatttaaatatttaaaagaacatctaattttaaaaagtaacaaatataaatatatttttttatttactaaatacaaaataaaaaaaataagtccTGCTAGGGAGATAGtggaatatttgtacaatgtgtacaatgggttATATGAGTTAAAAAATGAACATCGCCCATACTATCAGAATAACCATTTAGGTACTatggataataaacatcttatgtcataaaaacagtcaTCCCAAAAGGTTAAGCTGATTTTCTGATACTATGTCacgataccactcatcccaaaagtttcCGCTAATGGAAAAAAGGTAATACTAATGGTTATATTTCTAATACTGAATCGAACATCCCTAAAccattgtacacattatacaaatatttcattggctccctatacttactataaaaaatattcccaaaaacaaaaaggaactacagaaattattttttatatggaaATAAAGATGATGTTTTGGTTGAATATTGACATTTGAAGTGTATTACAATATTGTGGAAGTTATTCAACACGTCCCCACGTGTTTCAACACGCCCCCACGTGTTGGTCAAGATGTTGCCACGCGTGCAACACGCCCCCACGTATTGGCCAGGATGTTGCCACTTGTCCAACACACCCCCACGTGTTGACTTCCTATCTACAAAATTCACCTATCTGTAATTATTCTAAATAATCccattttcaacaaaaacatcaatatttttttcatattaaaaaaaatcagccCAGAAACTAAGCTTTACAAATATTTCTACAGTTTTGATGCTCACAAATTTCTAACTTTTGGAGACTAATCGTGTGAAAACTAGTAAAGCTAatttagaaaatatataaataaataataaccaAATAAAAGGAAAGGTAATAAACAATCTTAGTTTATAACCTTAGGATTTTAatgattgaaaaagagaagaattataTACATCTAATTGACGGATGATTCATATTAAAGAGACTCATTTATAAATTGAGTTTTTCTTTAATTCATTTCAATCAAGTCATCCAGATAGAATAACATAATATTTCTTTGAGTAGTTTTCTCCTATGTATGATAGAGAGGAGTGTGTTCTCCTTTTGTCAAGAGAGAGTGTTATTATAGTCTCCTtgtgagagagagaagttgtAATTCTCAAAGAAAGTTATTCAATTGTTTTcatatttgataaaattttctaatttttcatcTCTATATTTTGCTGTGTCATTTGTCAGGTACCTAACAGTGATATCAGAGCCAAAGGTTGctgattaatatttttttccgCTGCAAGTTACCGTCTAAAAAAAATGATAGCAAAGTatgaaatttcaaaattcaGTGGGAGTAATTTTTCCATATGAAAATTGAAGATAAAAGCCATTATGAGAAAAGACAATTGCGTGACAGCAATTGAAGGTAGACCCACTAGAATTACTGATGAAAAATTGAAGGAGATGGACAACAATGTTGTTGTAAACTTACACTTGGCATTAGCTGACTCAGTTTTATCAAGTATAGCAGAGAAAAAGGCAGCAAAGGAAATTTGGGATGCTCTAACCAAATTATATGAAGTCAAGTCACTTCACAACAAGATATTCTTAAAGAGAAGACTTTATACTCTTCGAATGAGTGAGTCCACGTCGGCAACGAATCACATCAACAATCTAAATACGCTATTTTTCCAACTCTCATCATTGGAATATACCATAGCAGAAAATGAACGTGCAGAGCTCTTACTTCAAAGTCTACCGGATTCATATGATCAGCTTATCATTAACTTCACTAATAATGTTTTGACTGATTATCTTTCTTTTGATGACATGGCTGCTGCAGTTCTTGAAGAAGAATCTAGACGCAAGAATAAGGAAGATAGATTAGAGAACACAAAACAAGCAGAGGCTTTGTTGATGACAAGAGGAAGATCAATGGAGCGTGGTTCCAGTGAAAGTCAAAGTAGACCAAAGTCACAAAGTAAGAAGCAGGTCAAATGTTACAATTGTGGTAAGAGAGGGCACTTCAAGAAAGATTGCAGAATAAAAAGAGTATAGAGAAGGTTCTAAAAGGATCAAGTTCTCAAGGATGTGTTGCGAGCACCTCTGATTATGGAGAAATCCTGTATGGCGAAGCAACAATTGGTTCTAAAGGCAACAAACAGCTCACTGATGTTTGGATTGTTGATTCAGGAGCAACACGGCACATGATTCCTCATCGTGATTGATTTTGTACATATGAACCTGTCTTGGAAGGATCGGTGTTTATGGAAAACGATCATGACTTAGAAATTGTTAGAATGGGTACTgtcaaaataaaaatgtttgaTGGTTCTATTCGTTCACTTCAAGGGGTAAGACATGTGAAAGGCTTGAAGAAGAATTTGTTATCGATTGGGCAATTGGATGAACTTTGTTGTAAGACCCATATTGAAGGTGGGATCTTAAAAGTTGTTAAAGGAGCTCTTGTGGTAATAAAAGCAGAAAAGATTACAGCAAATCTATACATGCTTGTGGGAGATACTTTGCAAGAGGCAGATGCATCAGTTGCTTCAGCAAGCCAAGAAGAAATGATGATGATATGGCATTGCAAATTGGGTCACATGTCTGAACGAGGCTTGAAGATTCTTGTAGAACATAATCTCATTCCCGGGCTCAAATCGGTAAACTTACCGTTTTGTAAGCACTGCATTACAAGCAAGCAACATAGATTGAAGTTTGGTAGATCAACTGCTCGGAGCAAGCACATATTGGAGTTGATTCATTCTGATGTGTGAGAATCACCGGAGATGTCTCTAGGAGGAGCAAAATATCTTGTATCATTTATTGATGATTACTCTAGGAGGCTATGGGTGTACCCGATCAAGAAGAAGTCAGACGTGTTTGCGATGTTCAAAGAGTTCAAACCAAAGTTAGAACTTGAATCTGGAAAGAAGATCAAGTGTTTAAGGACAGATAATGGAGGAGAATATGTCGATGGTGATTTTCTAACATTTTGCAAGCAAGCAGGTATTCAACGACAATTCACAGTTGCATATACGCCTCAGCAAAATGGTGTAGCAGAACGAATGAATAGGACTCTCCTAGAAAGAGCATGAGCTATGTTGCAAACTGCAGGTTTAGCCAAGTCTTTTTGGGCAGAAGCTGTTAAAACCGTCTGTTATGTGATAAATCGGTCACCATCAACTGTAATTGGGTTAAAGACACCAATGGAGATGTTGCAAGGTAAGCTACCTAATTATTCTTCTTTACATATATTTGGTTGTTATGTGTACGTGATGTACAATTCCCAAAAAAGAACAAAGCTAGACCCAAAGTCTAGAAAATGTATATTCTTGGGTTATGCTGACGGAGTTAAGGGGTATCTCCTGTGGGATCCCACTGCTCGCAAGGTAGTTGTCAGTAGAGATGTGATATTTGCAGAAGATGAATTgcaaaaagaacaagaaaataacagCACTATTAAAGAGATAATCACTGTTCGAATAGATGAAAAATGTAGAAAAGGTAATCTTTTTGAAGCAGAACTACAGCAC from Arachis stenosperma cultivar V10309 chromosome 9, arast.V10309.gnm1.PFL2, whole genome shotgun sequence encodes the following:
- the LOC130948666 gene encoding fruit protein pKIWI502; translation: MMSFSLLHSPHSLNLNLHPHAHFSQPSPFPMSILRRLTLTLRPHLHHNRHRRTATTCAAVRQDTTLWTPAPLSEVEPAAESLFHIAVDISATPDLVESHTRAGQYLQLRVPDAPKPVFLAIASPPKLASARGAFEFLVKSVKGSTAEALCALKRGDVVELSSVMGNGFDISRIDPPEKFGTVIVFATGSGISPIRSLVESGFGAAQRSDVRLYYGARNLQRMAYQDRFKEWESSGVKIVPVLSQPDDSWSGERGYVQEAFKKVKQISNPLSTGAVLCGQKEMTEEVTSILVADGVSGEKILKNF